The genomic window GTATACCTTGACCACCAAATAGGAAAGCATGACCCCGTTAATGCTATTAATGAAACCTTACCGTTTCTGAGATTTCCAAATGTTCATCTAGCCATTGATCCGGAGTGGCGTACAGATAAACCGATGAAAGAGGTAGGTTATGTGACTGGCGAGGAGCTGAATGCAATTCAAAACAAGATGCGTGAATATATGACAACAAATGAAATAGAGGGCAAACGCCAGCTTGTTTTTCATCAGTTTCTTGATTCAATGATACATGATATTGAAGCTGTATCCGTTGATTATGACCCAGTGTGGCTTGTTCATAATACATCTGGGTGGGGCCCTCCTGAAGGGAAAATAGCCACCCATACGAGAAATGCCAAGGCAACGAATATACCATACAAAGGCTTTAAATTATGGTATTTCTATTCGAATAAACCAGGGGTCCACTTTGATAATCCGCTCATGACTCCGGAGCAGGTTTTGGAACTCAATCCAGCACCTGGGCTTATTATTTATCAATAAGGTATTAGTTTAGATGTATTTCTTTTGCTGTGTTAGTAAGAAGCCGAACGATAATGCAACAATAAAGAAAGAAAATTTTTAACAAAAAAACTTAAAAAAGCATTGGTAATAAAAAAACCAATGCTTTTCTACCTCTTGAAATAAATGACGATTGAATGTAATTGTTATTTGAAATTCTCTTTGATTGTATCAAGATATTTAACTAATTTATTAGTCTAATTGTAAATCAAAATAGAGACCTTTTAATTTAACCAGGCTTGTGCTTTATCTTTTTCATTATCGTTAAAATGTTTAACCTCAATTCCGGGTAAAATGTCAGTTATTTTGCTCCCCATTTCAACCCAGTGTTTATCACTAACAACGGCAATCTTATTAAAGTCTTTCATATTTTTAATATCAAATTTAATGTCTTCTAATAATCCATTCATCGAGTATTTAACATCTTCCATAACCAATAACAAATTAAGTTCTTCCTGATTGTCTTTTTTTTGTTTAAAGTACTGTTCAAACTCATGAATATCATTTTCACTAATTTTACCCTGTACTTCTACGTCAATAATGTGATCAATTTCATTTGAATTTATTGAAATCATAAACATACCTCCTATAATTGATTGATTCCCTAGTTCCCAACTTATAAAACATTAATCCCATTATGGAATCTATCAATCCGTAGAGTACAAAGGTACGTTGCTATTGATGAAATAAGGAACGTAGTTATGTTTGAATTCCATTGTTAAGGATGGATGGGAAGTGAAAACACATATAAATAAGTTAATTGTATATTTCATAGTTTATGCAATTGTCTTATAATCTATAAAACCATCAATTAATTAGCGGAGATAATGTTGTTAGGTACATTAGTACAACTAATGATTCTTCACCTTTTTAAAAAGAATTGGTAGCTATTATGAATAGATTTAAGGTTAAATGGGAAAAGCATACAGAGGAGGGGGCTGTATGCAGATAACAACGTTTGCGTTTGCAATAATACTAGCATGTATGCATATCTTTGCTAAGAATATGCGTTTTATACGTCTGATTCCTAGAAGTCGATTTTTATCATTAGGCGGTGGCGTATCTGTTGGGTATGTATTTATTCATATCCTACCTGAATTAAACGAACATCAAGAGTTAATAGAACATAATAAGTTTTTGCTTAGTTATCTTGAACATCATGCATATTTATTGGCAATGCTTGGCCTGGTAATATTTTATGCCTTAGAAAGAATTGCGAGGGAATCTCAGAGGAAAAATCAGCAAGACACAGGGAAAAACCAACCGAAGAAAAAAACCTTTTGGCTACATATGAGTTCCTTTTCATTCTATAACGGACTAATCGGATATTTACTTATTCATAGAGATTCTGAAGGATTATTAAGTTTGATTTTATATGTAATTGCTATGGCCTTACATTTTATTGTTGTCGATTATGGCTTACGGACTCACCACAAAGATATCTATAATCGTACTGGTAGATGGTTATTAGCTTTAGCAGTAATGATGGGATGGGGAATTGGTGTCATAACTGAAATACCGGAATCAGCTTTAGCCTTACTTTTCGCATTTTTATCCGGAGCAATTATTTTAAATGTTTTAAAAGAGGAACTACCTGAAGACCGAGAAAGCAGTACGTGGGCATTTTCATTAGGAGCGATTGGATATGTAGTTCTACTATTAGCTGTCGCTTAACCTTAGGTTCGGTTTTTTAGTTATAATCCCAAGTTTTAAAAGTCTATTGATATTGGTGGGTTTGAATTTAAGTTTATTAGTTTTATATAAGCTTTCACTATGTTTGAGGCTGAATTGATTTTGATGACAACCTTGAGAAAGATAGTCAATTTTCCATATTCAGTTGCAATGACCGGATATTCCAATTGTACTTGCTAGCACTGTGTTACTGTATCCTAGCAGGGGTCTGGCCCCAAATCTCTATAGGTATGTATTTTAATGTTCTCTCGGACGAATGGATTGGGGGATTTTTGCTATTACTTGCTATCGTACTGCTAGCACTTTGTTACTGTATCCTAGCAGGGGTCTGGCTTCAAATCTAAACGCAGATGCCAATGCCATTGAAGGTATAAAAACCATGACAGTTCCTTTTTTGGGTCTGTTTGGAGAAAAAGATCAAAACGTAGATGTTTATGAGAGTTATAAAGTCTATGATGAGACATTTAAAGCCATGGGCAAAGAAAACTATGAACTTAAGATTTTTTCAGATGCCACTCATGAGCTTTTAAAAAGTAAGTATCAAGACCAAGAACCCCTTCTTTTGATCCACAGTTTTCTTATTGGAGATAAAATCTATACAAGTGATTTTTTGGATACTTTAAGCAACTGGATAAAGAATTTGCCTTAGAAAGGAAATTATTCGTCAAAAAATCATAAAGCCAGTCCAGATATGGGCAAAGGGATGTTTTAGGGCTTGTATGGAACAGCACGAGGGACGAGAAGGGAGAGAAAATGGGGGCGAATCAGCGGATGATGCGGCAACCCATGTGTTAGCCGACTTCATTTTTTAAAAATAAAGTCGTCACAGATTTGGAGATAAAAAGAGGGCAAAAGTGAAACAAAAAACGAGAAAAACGGACATTTTTGAGACATCTATATTTTAACAGCGAATGAAGGAATGCGGGTTGGCGGGGTGGGAGGATAGGCGGACAATTATGGGGGACAGAATTTGCTTGATATATAATCCCTCGAGTTCTTAGTTCGGGGGATTTTTGCTATTACTTGCTATCGTACTGCTAGCACTGTGTTACTGTATCCTAGCAGGGGTCTGGCCCCAAACCCGCATCCAATTCCTCTTCGAAATAAAAGGTATTTGGATATTCCTTAAGAATATAGGAGAAACGCTTCATGGTATTCACATACATCCATTTGTTAATTGTAACTAACTCCCCGGTCGATTTTACACGCACTTTTTGATTATGGGTGAATTTATTCGTATTTTTCACTAATATCTCACTCTCATTTTGTATTTTGATCATAAGAACTATTCTTAGTGTACCACAAATAATCAGATAAGCTTTATAATCCTTTTTATGTTATAAATTCCCAATAAAGGCTATACTATTAATAGGAAGGGAAAACCCCTTTGGTCTTCTGGTGTATCGACTCGCCGGCAGAGGGTGTGAGACAAACACAGGAAGGATGACCATATTGACCGCATTTCTATACCAAGTAAAAGCAGGAGACGGTTTTAAAATGAAAGTGCTTCAAAGAAAGAATTCATTTTTCAATTCTCCTGAAGAGGCTGTTTCTGAGGCTTTGGTGCTTAAGGAAGGCATGGATAAGAGATATAAGCATGGAATACAATGGGATTATAAAGGGAAAATGGTAGGTTCGGTTAAAAAACTTAAATTTCTAAGAGGGTATTTAGAGGGTGACCGAGATACTCCTGCTTTTTACTTACAGATTATTAAAGTAGAAAATGAACAGGATGAGTTACAAGCGAATACTCCAAAAAAGCCAAAGAAAGTCACTCAAAAAGACAAGACAGTAATGAAAAGGGTCCTAAAATTACATCAATGAAATAGAAGCCTTGAAAAAAAGCTAAAAATGCCATCATGAAGGTGGCATTTTTTTAATGGAGTCTAAACGTCAGTGATGGACCCCATCTATCTAATGACTCTAAGAACAGTGGATAAAAGTACGATGTGACTTTTATGAGGGAGTATACAATTTTAAGAATTCATTCTTTCCCAGACCTTATTGAAGAAATAGAAAAAACATCAAAGCTGTTTATTAGACAATATGATGCTGTTGATGAAAATGAAAAATGTGTAGTACAAATATACCTATTAAACCAGGGGGACAGTTCTAGTAGTCAATAAGAGACCAGAAGAACCTTCCCTTGATGAATAATTGATTTAGAACATTAACAATGACAACAGAATGATTAAAGTAGTGGTGGCCCATAACAAATATGTATTTAATTTTCCGTCATGATAGGTACTTAGCTGATAGCCTGTAGTTACGAACACTGTAGCTAGTTTACGATACAAATCATAATGTAGAATTCTCTCATAGTTCTTCACTAAATACTTCTTTAAAAAAATAAATACAAGAATGGACCAGAGAAAGGGATAAATGCCACTTAACATGTGTTTTGTATCAAAATATTTTATATCTAGATTAACAGTAGCCAAATTTTCTAACAGGGAAGGACTAATACCAACCAATAGCATTAGAACAGTTAAAACTCCCAAGCCGAACTGCATACTAATGGCTGTTTTTTTCTCTACGTTAAATTGATTCTTTTTAAAAAAGGCATAATATATAAATTTTAAAAATATGAGAGATGTCCCAAAACTCATCACGTTGAAGCCCCAGGTTAATAATGGTTCATGTAACGAATCTTTAATAATGGTCTTACTCACATATCCATTAAAAAATGGAACGCCAGCTATCCCCAAAAAAGCTACCATTGTTGCTATAGACGTGACAGGAAGCTTTCTACCCATGACTCCTAAATTCTCAAAAGTATCCTCCCCGGTAGTATAGATGACAACTCCCACTGCCATAAATAATACCGTTTTATATAAAATGTGATTCACTACGTGAAAAATAGCTCCTGATATTCCTGCTTCGGTACCTATACTTATACCAATAATCATAAAACCAACCTGGATGATGATGGAATAGCTCAAAAACTTTAGGACTTGGTTTTGTCTTAAGGCCATTACAATGCCAAACAACGCTGAGATGAGTCCGGCATAGGCTAACCAATGTATCCCTGGCACCAAGAGGCTCATGACATAGACGCCCACTTTTGTCGTAAATATCGACAATACGACTGAAACATAAAAAGGGGCTTTGCTGTAAGCGGGTGGCAGCCAAGTATGAAAGCCCATAAAGGCCAGTTTAACTCCTACCGCAATCATGAAAAAAGGCATGCCAGCCTCTATAGTATTCAAAGTTAACGTTCCTGTCGCGGAGTACTGTAAAAATATCCCCCATAATAAACATAAGCTTCCTGCCACATGCATTAGAAAATAATAGTACCCTATTTTTTTAGTTGTATCACTTGCCATCATAATAATAAAAGCTGAACTGATTGTCATGAGTTCCCAGAAAACATATAGAGTAAAAAAATCACCAGAAAAAACGACAGTCAGCGCACTTCCAATAAACAGAAATATTAACCTTAAGTTACTTATAGAACAAACATGAATACAATACATGACAGAAGCGAGGCCACCGACAGTAAAAATTAATCCTGTTATTTTACTAATATTATCTACTCTAAAAGGGGTGAGAGTATAATGAAGAAACTCCAGTTGTACGCTATAACCGAGTACTAGATTAAACGTAATAATAAGAGCTCCTACAGTAATGAGGAGAGAAATGACGTATTTTATTTTTTCATGAACAGCCAAAAATAAAAGTAAAGCACCTGTTATATACAAAATACCTGGAGTAATCATCGTCAACCTCCTAGTAACACTCGTATGTAAGCACTATTATCCAGCAGAAATGCCGGTATATGATAAATCAGACGTAAAGGCAAAGAAGGGAATATACCAAACACAATACATAAACTACCGAGAAATATTGTTGGTAATTGTAAAAATAAACCGGGTTTCTTTATTAATTTTTCTTCTTCCGTTTTTGTATATAATGTAACAATGACTTTTAAATAGTACGTTAAAGATAAAAACGTTCCCACTAGAATTGAAAAAGCAGCATACACAAAGCCAGCTTCTAGGGCTGCTTCGACTATAAGCCATTTACTCATAAATCCATTGAAGGGTGGTAGGCCCACTATCGAAAGCCCAGCAACCACGAAGACAAATGTAAGTAGGGGGAATTTGTAACCTAACCCTTTAAGTTCCTCAATATCAACAGTGTTTAAACTGTAATAAAAAATGGCTACAACTAAAAATAAAGTTCCTTTCATGATGGCATGATTTAAAATATGGAAACTCCCACCGATTAATCCTCCTTCACTGCCCACAAATAATCCGATCGTGATATAGCCTATCTGGGCAATGCTAGAATACGCAAGAAGGCGGATTACATTTGACTGCTGAAAGGCTAAAACATGCGCAATCACAAACGTAATGACTCCCCAGAAAACACCAATCTTTAACATGCCACTTTCAGAGAGAAATTCAATTCCAAAAATAATATATAAAACTTTGATTAAGGCATATACAGCAGATTTCATCATCAATCCCGAAGAAAAAACATTATAAGGGATAGGGGAGTCTTCATACGCATCTGGTAGCCAGGCATGCAGGGGAAATAAGCCTATCTTTATGACATAGCCAAAAACAAAAAAAGACATCAGTGTACTTTTTAGCAGGATTGGGATATGTTCAAAGGCCAAGGCAATTTCAGCCATATTGAGAGTGCCAGTTACATAATACGTTAAGATGGTAGCTAGTAAAATGAAAAAGCTCCCCAATGTAGACATAGTTAAATACTTGAAAGTACCTTCTATCCCCTTATCAGTCTTTTTTAGAGCCGTCAAAGCGCAAGAACTGAGAGAACTCACTTCCAAGAAGACATACAGATTGAATAAATCAGTAGTCATAACCATGCCTGCAATACCAGCTATCATTACATAGGTAAGAATGAAATATGTGTGTTTATTGATCGTGATATATTCTAAGGAAAAAATGATAACAGGTATAAATAATACAGCTATTATCAACAACATCATAGCGGAAAAAGGATCCGCCATTACATTAATTCCTAACAGTCCCCATCCACCAATACTGTAAACTCTTGGGGGATAACTATTTTGAATGGTTAAAATTAATACATATAAATACAAGACCGCACTACCGGTTACTAGAGGAAAAAATATCTGTTTGAAATATAGTTTAGAAATGCCAAGAAAGAAGGCAGTTAATAAAGGTAAAAGTATAACCCAGACAGCTGATTGCAATGTTTTCCTCCCAAAAATAAATTATCCTCTCAGTTTTCGGACCTCATCAATGTTTAAAGTTCCATACCTTTTATGTATTTTAATTATTAAAGTCAGCATGACAGCTGTCACACTTCCCCCGATAACAATGGCTGTTAAAGCCAGTGCCTGAGGGATAGGATCTACTACTATTTCATATTCCCTGTCTAAAATAGGAGCAGTTCCACCCGGTTTATAACTTATCAGTATTAATAATAAAATTAAGGAAGTTTCTGCAATCGTAAATCCTATAGCAATTTTTATTAAATTTTTTTCGGTAATGATCGTATACAATCCCAGACAAAACAAAATTATGACTACAAAATAGGGTATGGCCACTGTTACTCCTCCTTAATTAAACTATTGAAAATTTTGGCCAGACCAGCTCCTACTTTAAAACCAATCATTATATTTAAGTAAGGGATCAATCCGGCACTAATTAATTCCCCGGGATTTCCAAGGCTAAAACTACTCTGCCCGTTGGCCAGAAAATTACTTCCTGTGAATATTCCGAGTAATCCCAGTAATATAAAGTTAATGGACCCAATATTTTCTAATAACGATTTGTTGTTAGGTTTGATTTTATATTCGGAGAATTCAACACTATGAATTATGGTCAGCAGTATGGGGATTATAGCCAAAACAACTCCGCCGACAAAACCTCCGCCAGAACTGAGATGACCAAAACATATTAAATATGCTCCTAAAACAGCTAAAAATGGAATCATAAATATTAGAGTTTCATAAACAATCATGGTAAATGTAGTACCAAGCATGACTCCTTTTTTTGCGGGAACCAGAAAAGCTAAAGCTGCAGCAGCAGTTAAAAGGACAGTCGCTTCACCTAAAGTATCAAGCGCTCGGTAGTCATATAGGACTGACGTAACTAAATTTATCGAACCAGTTTCCTTTACCCCTTGAGAAATGTAGTGTTCAGCTAAATATCTGTTAGTATCAAGATTATGAATGTCTTTAAATATAAGGAATAAGAAATTAGCCAACAACAAAATAAGGCTTATTTTATAGAAGCTTTTAACCATCTCATACATCCTACTCATCTCGTAGGAGCTCCCGTTTTATTGATAGTTATTACAAAAAAACAAGTAGTTAAGCCGGCAGCAATGACCGCTTCAGCCAGAGCAGCACCCGGAGCTTGGAGTATCACAAAAATTAGTACTAAAGTAGCACCAAATATGGGGAGAGTAATAACGGCGTTGAGCATATCTTTAGTAAATACAATAAAGAATGCGGTAAATAGTAAGAAAATCATCAAAATATTAAGTATGATATCAATCATGATTTTACCTCCCATCATTCACCAATATCGTTTTTCGGTATGGGTGTTTCCTCATAATTATTCGGAACATTGGCTATAACATGAGTTGCTACAGGCAGCGTGATGAATAAAAAAATAATGATGACAAAAAGCTTGAAAGAAATAGATCCGATTCCTTCCTGCACGATACATCCTACTAAAATTGAAATACCTCCAGCCATCAGACATTTGGAGCTAATATGTAACCTGGTATACAAATCAGGAAGTCTAATCATACCCACAGTTGTACTAACCAAAAAATAAAAGCCCGTTATAAAACATATATAGACAAATATTTGACTTAACATATCAATTAAATGAATCATCAACTCCTCCTTTTTCTGCTTTTCCTAAATATTTAGCCATCATTAAAACAACTACAAATAATAAAGCTCCGTAAACTAAAGCCACATCAATAAAAATTTCTCTTTCAAAATAATAACTTAATAACACTAGCACTAATAAAAACATGACACCTATAGAATGCATAGCAGCTAGTTTATCATGTACACTGGGACCTTTCATTACTCTATAAAAAGTTAAAATAGCTAATAAAACAATGGCGAGTATTAAATAAACCACGATATATCACCCTCAAGAATAAATAAATAAACAAGCATACATGATCACTTCGTAAACTCAATTAATCAAATATTTTTGCTATTAAATTTTCATGTTTACGGATACGTGCTTTCTTTATTTCTGCTTCTTCATCACTGTGAACATCTATCCAGTGAATACGATAGTCTCTATTAAAATTATCAATATCAATTGCCAGTGACCCTCGAGGTAATGTGATAAAATTGGCGAAAACTGCAATACTGTTTAGATTTCCAAGAGATGTTTCGATTCTAACCATGCGGGAAGAAATTGAAGGTGTTCTTTCAAATGCATGTTTGGATACTCTGAATGCAGATAGGAATACATCATATATAAAAGCACTGACTACTAAATATATGTAATATAACTTTAAGAAAAATGCCTTCGTCACATATTTCTTTTGTACTAATCTAAATACAGTATCAGGCAACTTAAGCGAAACCAAAGAACAAATAATACTACCTAACAACAAAACTTGAATATTAACTTTGCCTGCAAAAACAAACCATAATGCCAGAGTTAGAACAAATGTTAATATTTTTATCTTCAAATTAAGTCCTCACTTTACATGTAGTAAAATTACACTCCACGGTTGTAATCGATGGAAAACATATCAACTGTTTCTTATTGTTACCATAGGGTGACTTATTATTAAAAATAATTGAGTTCTA from Bacillus sp. HMF5848 includes these protein-coding regions:
- a CDS encoding STAS/SEC14 domain-containing protein; the protein is MISINSNEIDHIIDVEVQGKISENDIHEFEQYFKQKKDNQEELNLLLVMEDVKYSMNGLLEDIKFDIKNMKDFNKIAVVSDKHWVEMGSKITDILPGIEVKHFNDNEKDKAQAWLN
- a CDS encoding S9 family peptidase yields the protein MDWGIFAITCYRTASTLLLYPSRGLASNLNADANAIEGIKTMTVPFLGLFGEKDQNVDVYESYKVYDETFKAMGKENYELKIFSDATHELLKSKYQDQEPLLLIHSFLIGDKIYTSDFLDTLSNWIKNLP
- a CDS encoding proton-conducting transporter membrane subunit, whose translation is MITPGILYITGALLLFLAVHEKIKYVISLLITVGALIITFNLVLGYSVQLEFLHYTLTPFRVDNISKITGLIFTVGGLASVMYCIHVCSISNLRLIFLFIGSALTVVFSGDFFTLYVFWELMTISSAFIIMMASDTTKKIGYYYFLMHVAGSLCLLWGIFLQYSATGTLTLNTIEAGMPFFMIAVGVKLAFMGFHTWLPPAYSKAPFYVSVVLSIFTTKVGVYVMSLLVPGIHWLAYAGLISALFGIVMALRQNQVLKFLSYSIIIQVGFMIIGISIGTEAGISGAIFHVVNHILYKTVLFMAVGVVIYTTGEDTFENLGVMGRKLPVTSIATMVAFLGIAGVPFFNGYVSKTIIKDSLHEPLLTWGFNVMSFGTSLIFLKFIYYAFFKKNQFNVEKKTAISMQFGLGVLTVLMLLVGISPSLLENLATVNLDIKYFDTKHMLSGIYPFLWSILVFIFLKKYLVKNYERILHYDLYRKLATVFVTTGYQLSTYHDGKLNTYLLWATTTLIILLSLLMF
- a CDS encoding complex I subunit 5 family protein encodes the protein MQSAVWVILLPLLTAFFLGISKLYFKQIFFPLVTGSAVLYLYVLILTIQNSYPPRVYSIGGWGLLGINVMADPFSAMMLLIIAVLFIPVIIFSLEYITINKHTYFILTYVMIAGIAGMVMTTDLFNLYVFLEVSSLSSCALTALKKTDKGIEGTFKYLTMSTLGSFFILLATILTYYVTGTLNMAEIALAFEHIPILLKSTLMSFFVFGYVIKIGLFPLHAWLPDAYEDSPIPYNVFSSGLMMKSAVYALIKVLYIIFGIEFLSESGMLKIGVFWGVITFVIAHVLAFQQSNVIRLLAYSSIAQIGYITIGLFVGSEGGLIGGSFHILNHAIMKGTLFLVVAIFYYSLNTVDIEELKGLGYKFPLLTFVFVVAGLSIVGLPPFNGFMSKWLIVEAALEAGFVYAAFSILVGTFLSLTYYLKVIVTLYTKTEEEKLIKKPGLFLQLPTIFLGSLCIVFGIFPSLPLRLIYHIPAFLLDNSAYIRVLLGG
- a CDS encoding sodium:proton antiporter, whose protein sequence is MAIPYFVVIILFCLGLYTIITEKNLIKIAIGFTIAETSLILLLILISYKPGGTAPILDREYEIVVDPIPQALALTAIVIGGSVTAVMLTLIIKIHKRYGTLNIDEVRKLRG
- the mbhE gene encoding hydrogen gas-evolving membrane-bound hydrogenase subunit E; translated protein: MVKSFYKISLILLLANFLFLIFKDIHNLDTNRYLAEHYISQGVKETGSINLVTSVLYDYRALDTLGEATVLLTAAAALAFLVPAKKGVMLGTTFTMIVYETLIFMIPFLAVLGAYLICFGHLSSGGGFVGGVVLAIIPILLTIIHSVEFSEYKIKPNNKSLLENIGSINFILLGLLGIFTGSNFLANGQSSFSLGNPGELISAGLIPYLNIMIGFKVGAGLAKIFNSLIKEE
- a CDS encoding hydrogenase subunit MbhD domain-containing protein, which encodes MIDIILNILMIFLLFTAFFIVFTKDMLNAVITLPIFGATLVLIFVILQAPGAALAEAVIAAGLTTCFFVITINKTGAPTR
- a CDS encoding monovalent cation/H(+) antiporter subunit G translates to MIHLIDMLSQIFVYICFITGFYFLVSTTVGMIRLPDLYTRLHISSKCLMAGGISILVGCIVQEGIGSISFKLFVIIIFLFITLPVATHVIANVPNNYEETPIPKNDIGE
- a CDS encoding monovalent cation/H+ antiporter complex subunit F, whose amino-acid sequence is MVYLILAIVLLAILTFYRVMKGPSVHDKLAAMHSIGVMFLLVLVLLSYYFEREIFIDVALVYGALLFVVVLMMAKYLGKAEKGGVDDSFN
- a CDS encoding Na+/H+ antiporter subunit E, translated to MKIKILTFVLTLALWFVFAGKVNIQVLLLGSIICSLVSLKLPDTVFRLVQKKYVTKAFFLKLYYIYLVVSAFIYDVFLSAFRVSKHAFERTPSISSRMVRIETSLGNLNSIAVFANFITLPRGSLAIDIDNFNRDYRIHWIDVHSDEEAEIKKARIRKHENLIAKIFD